The Sorghum bicolor cultivar BTx623 chromosome 6, Sorghum_bicolor_NCBIv3, whole genome shotgun sequence genome contains the following window.
TGTTCACGTTCTTGTCTCAAACTATTAACCTGATCCAAGGATAGGTATAAGAATTCTCTTGGCGTATTTTTATCActacaaaaattatagaaaaatcatacCTCTGCTTGTAGTTTTTGAACCTCTTGCTTCAGAAGTTCATTTGCATCCCTAAGACTCTCTGAGCTTTCCGAGGACAGAGAGCTGGAATAGTTCAGATATGGCATCCTCAGAAATGGTAAAGTAGATCTGGAGTCATAAGGGAATTGATTAGCCACTGTAGACGAGTTCTGCAGGTCAGGTGCACTGATGAAAGGGATGTCTTTCAGCTGTAACATTGCTGGAACTTGAGACGAGTAGTCAGACTTCTTCGTCTGCTTAGCTGCCTTCACATCTAAATTCCTAATCATATCTGAACTACTAGATGGTGCAACTTTGTTTGCCTTTGTGTCTATTCTCTCAGCCTTTGTATCACCAGGTATCCGAGGAATAGTATTTCTGCTATAACTGACACCAGAGTCCAAAACTTTACTTAATTTCACATAGCATGAATCACATACACGGTATGGCTTTCCCGGATTTGGAGACAATGCTGCTCTTAGAGCTTTTTTTGAACTGCATGAATGGCAGTGTACTAAGCCACAATTGTAACAGTTGTGCCTTTTCCGAGTGAAACCAAATGGCTGCCTACATGCCGAGCACTGAGATTGCTCCATCCCAGACACCCATTTATGCTGACAAATTGCAGCTGTAAAGCTTGATCCACAAGCAACACGTTTTACAGACCTATCCCTTAAAGCCTCAACAAGTGTAGGCACTTTACGATCAGCAATATCACCATGACCTAATCTACCATTTGCACCCTTACCCCATGTGTAAACTTCACCAGCATTTGTCAAAACCGCGACATGATAAGATCCGCAAGCAACCTCCACAACACCGCCACCCCCAAGTTGTTCTTCAACCAGGCGAGGATATCTTCCATCATTATTTGGATTACCAAGCTGTCCATACACAGAGCTTCCAACAGTAAAAATGTGCCCTGAAGTAGTCAACCCAATCGTAAGAGTATGACCACATGCAGCCTTATGAAAGTTGTAATCTATTAACGAAGGGATGCAGGTTGGTTTCAGTTTTGAAGACCTATCACCATGCCCCAGGCGATATTTGTCTCCATCGCCCCAAGTGAACAACTTTCCAGATGAAGCATTTGACTGTGAAATGATAAcctcaacaacagcagcagtatGCCACACACCACACGAAACAGAAATTGTCCTTAAACCCTTCAAAGATTCCACTTCCTTTGGATATGAGCATGATGCTCGATTTCCATGACCTAAGACTCCAAATGTGCCATCACCAAATGTGTATAACTGCCCAGAACTAGTTATCAAGGCCGTAtgccatgtgccgcaagatacaGTTGATACCGGAAGACCATCCAGTGGACCTGAGACTCTTTTCGGGATCCAGTGGCTCACATTACTACCATGACCAAGCAATCCTGCATTGTGTGTGCCATCTCCCCAAGTGTAGAGATCACCAGTTGCAGTGACAGCACAAGTATGGAATTCACCACAGGCAATTAGTTCAACATTGCAGATCGATAATGACTCAACAAGACGTGGCTGGAAAACATTTGTTCCAGTGCCATGACCGAGACGCCCGCTGCATTCTTCTCCCCACGTAAATACCTCAGACTGTCTTGTAACAAGGGCAGCATGTTTCACACCACAAGCCACATAACTCACATCGAGCATTACATTTGACTCTAGGGGCTTTGGTACAAGAACATCTGTAGTTGTGCCAGGAGAGTAAGCACTTCTATCAGACCCTGATCTTGAGATGGTATCACAGATGACTTCCCCCCATACATAAATATCTCCAAACGATTCAGAATCTTCACCTCCAGAGCCATGACTGGATGTGCTAAGGGCACTGGAAACACTGATTCGAATGTCCGAAGAAGAAACACTTTTCACTTGCATATCTGACACATCGGTCCTTTCTGAATATGTATATTCTCCTGAAGAACGATCCTTGGTAGAGTTTGCTGAGCTCAACTTATTCTCAAGGGAATCCGAAGTGAAAGTAGAGCTACTGCTTAGGCTACTTTCTCTTGCACCCTGCAACCAATTGATATGAAAATTCTTATAATTATAGCATTCCAAGATGTAAGTGCTGTGATTTATCTATTGCACAGGAGTATAATACATAGACCAAATGTAATTAGAAAATTAACATGATGAGATATCAGCAATGTGATAGAAGCCACAAGATTGCTAAAAACTGGAATTAACTTGCCGATTTAAGTTGCCTGTTAAACTCTAGTAATAACAGATAAAGCCAACTCCAACAAATAAGATAGACGCAGGCAGTAGCTCATTACCAAGAACCTCAACGACAAAAGCTGTGATGAGGTCAAAAgaacatcaagcaaaagctccaTTGCAAAGTCACTGAAACCGTGGCTCTGCTTTGGTTACTGATCAGTCATTTGTCGATATTATGCTGGCTCTAATTATTTAATACCGTATATAACTGTGAGAATAGGGTGCGAGAAATTTGAGCAGCAAAAAATCAACATCAAGAATTCAAGATATTAGAACATACTGATAAGAAGCAatcaggtaatgatatgaaataTAGACTATGAAATTAACTGAATATTAATCAGAAAAATGTGGATAACGGTGAACTTTGTTGAAGCATAAGAGCATACATCAAAAGAAAGTCCAGCAATCCGGATTCCATCTATGTGTTGGGCCTGGGATCCATGCTGTCCTGGACATATCAAGGCACTAAGACCAGTAAACCAAGCCTCCGCCTCAATTTTATCCTTGCAGATCTTTGAAATGGGATAGGACATGAGTACATGTCATATAATTAGAAAGGTAAGAGAAGCAATAAATCAAACTGGTTCTCGTTATAATACCAGATCAAGAGACCGCTTGCCACCATTATATATGAGGGAGAAGGATAAATGGTCCTTTTCAGGGAGCAGGAAACGTTGAAAAACCAGCTGAACAGAATACATGTTAACAGTTTAGTCTTTTCAGTGAAAAAAAGTTAAAATGAACCAAAAAaaggtttttttttcaaaacgtCCTTACCGTTCTTTGGCCTGAGAGAATCCTAGACACAGAAGCTAGTttcaaacttttatctttgttatTTGAAACCCAAATAAGAGTCGATTCATCCTGTGGAGAGAAGTAAAGGAATTTATGTAAGTATGGACAGTAACTGAAGGAGCATATCTACCTCTGATACTTTTCAACCATAAAATTCTTCCATCAATTCCACTTCTGCTAACATGGTTTGAGGCAAAACTATGCAGTGTCATGAACAATTAAAGGCCAAGACTTACATATAAAAGTAACATAACAGATCCACATGGACCAGTAAAAGAAAAGCATTTCCAGAACCATGATCAATCTAGAGTGCTGCAGAGAACTCACATTTGATAGTCTGAATGGGGTGAACTTCGGCTTTCCTTTGCGGCCGTATTTAAGGAGTTGAGTGCCTTTCTTTAGAGCAATAAGTGCCTGAAGAATTCATGAGGAAGAAAGAACAGGCAATTGTGAAGAACAGTTATGGGCGCAGATTATGAATACAACATTAACATATATTTCTTCCCATCAGAATTTGGGTCCATTTCCAAGAAATATGTTTCTTAATACAGAATTGGCTGATTACACCAATGCTACTGGGAAGCTCCAGGAGGCGTCGTGGCCTCTTCCCTAAAAACAAAGACTAATTAACGGAAATGTTTGTGCCATCgcatcgttcttttcat
Protein-coding sequences here:
- the LOC8076503 gene encoding uncharacterized protein LOC8076503, whose amino-acid sequence is MADPVDIDKALIALKKGTQLLKYGRKGKPKFTPFRLSNDESTLIWVSNNKDKSLKLASVSRILSGQRTLVFQRFLLPEKDHLSFSLIYNGGKRSLDLICKDKIEAEAWFTGLSALICPGQHGSQAQHIDGIRIAGLSFDGARESSLSSSSTFTSDSLENKLSSANSTKDRSSGEYTYSERTDVSDMQVKSVSSSDIRISVSSALSTSSHGSGGEDSESFGDIYVWGEVICDTISRSGSDRSAYSPGTTTDVLVPKPLESNVMLDVSYVACGVKHAALVTRQSEVFTWGEECSGRLGHGTGTNVFQPRLVESLSICNVELIACGEFHTCAVTATGDLYTWGDGTHNAGLLGHGSNVSHWIPKRVSGPLDGLPVSTVSCGTWHTALITSSGQLYTFGDGTFGVLGHGNRASCSYPKEVESLKGLRTISVSCGVWHTAAVVEVIISQSNASSGKLFTWGDGDKYRLGHGDRSSKLKPTCIPSLIDYNFHKAACGHTLTIGLTTSGHIFTVGSSVYGQLGNPNNDGRYPRLVEEQLGGGGVVEVACGSYHVAVLTNAGEVYTWGKGANGRLGHGDIADRKVPTLVEALRDRSVKRVACGSSFTAAICQHKWVSGMEQSQCSACRQPFGFTRKRHNCYNCGLVHCHSCSSKKALRAALSPNPGKPYRVCDSCYVKLSKVLDSGVSYSRNTIPRIPGDTKAERIDTKANKVAPSSSSDMIRNLDVKAAKQTKKSDYSSQVPAMLQLKDIPFISAPDLQNSSTVANQFPYDSRSTLPFLRMPYLNYSSSLSSESSESLRDANELLKQEVQKLQAEVNSLRQEREQQDTELKKSEAKAHEAMNLATEEASKLKTAKDVIKALTAQLKEMSERLPPGACDVKNGHLMGALASEMGRENQMRYDQNSIQYPQTHASVASARFGGLPAQIHQTSNYNETVMVPQESRGEHLNGIREFSPVQQSANGGPIGYRYRPDDHDRREVDRFQINLQNLNMRSSSSPNNQVDAEWIEQYEPGVYLTLVSLCDGTKELKRVRFSRRRFGEHQAESWWNDNREKVYEKYNVCGTDRLSSVTTA